The DNA sequence GAGACGTCCATCGAAGAAGCTAAGAAGGCTTTGAGGGAGGGCGACATCCAGGCGGTCCGGAACGCTCGCGAGGTGCTCCAGAAAGCGAGCTACCGACTGGCGGAGTTCATGTACCAGCAAGCGACACCCGAGGACAAGGCAGGCGGCTCGGAGGCCAGTGCCGCTTCGGACGAGGACGTGATCGACGCGGAGATCGTGGACTCGGAGGAAAAGAAGTAGGAGCCGATGGATCGGAACGATTACTACGCGCTCCTGGGGATTACTCCCAACGCTTCCACGACGGCGGTCCGGCGTGCGTTCCAGAAGCTAGCGAGGAGGTTCCATCCCGATCTGAACCCGGGGGACAACGTGGCTCGAGTGCGCTATGAGCGAATCTACGAGGCGTTTCGAGTTCTAACCGATCCGAGTCAGCGCGAGCGCTATGATTCTCACGGCCAGCGACCGACCGCGGTAGAAGACGCCGAGCCACCGCGCTACGGCTTCGAAGGCTTCGACTTCAGTCGTGAGCAAAATCGTTCGAGTCAGATTTTTCCCGAGCTCTTTCGGCAGCCCGGCCGCCGGGCGCGGACCGAGCGGGAAAGGGGTGAAGACATCCACCACAAGGTGGGTATCTCGTTCGAGGAATCCCTTCACGGGTTTCCGACCAGCTTCAGGCTGGCGCGTTCGATTACCTGCGCGACCTGCGATGGCTTCCAGGAGATACCGTCCTCGGTCCCGCGTCCCTGCCCGGTGTGCGCCGGGCGGGGCCGGGCGACCCATGCCCACGGCTTCATGCTCTTCGCCCGTCCATGTGCGGAATGCGGCGGCACGGGCATCCTTTCGAAAGAGACCTGTCCCGACTGCCAGGGCGCCGGCCGAGCGATTCGCGAGGAAAGGATCGACATCGAAATCCCCAAGGGGGTAAACGACGGCGACCGCGTCGTGATTCCCGGCAAGGGACACGAGGGACGCGGAACGGGCCGCAACGGCGATCTCTACGTGCATGTTCAGGTCGCGGCTCATCCCGTTTTTGCCAGGAAAGGCGACAATCTCTACTCCACGGTCCGCATCACCTTCACCGAGGCGGCGCTCGGTGCTCGGGTCGACGTGCCCACCCCCGAGGGATCGGTCAAGCTCCGGATTCCCGCGGGAGTCCAATCGGGTCAGAAGCTTCGGCTTTCCGAGCGGGGTGCGCCGTCACGTCTGGGGTCGAAGCGAGGAGATCTGTTCGTGACCGTTCAAGTCGTCACTCCCACCGTTTACGATGACCGCTCCCGTGAGCTATTGCGCGAGCTCGATCGCCTGAATCCGATGGATCCGCGCGAGGAGATTCGCCGCGAGGCCGAGGAGGCGTCTCGATGACTCGAGGGCGAGCGAGACGAGGCGAAGCGCGCGCCGGATCGGCCCACGAGGGGCCCCGGAATCGGGGAAAGGGGAGAGGCTACTATATGATCAGCGCGGTGGCCGAGACCTACGAGATCCATCCGCAAACGCTCAGGCTCTATGAGAGAGAGGGGCTCCTGAGTCCATCGCGCACCGAAGGGAACACGCGGCTCTATTCGGACGAGGATTTGAAGCAGCTCGAGACGATCCTGAACCTGACGCGGGATCTCGGAGTGAACCTTGCCGGGGTCGAGATCATTCTCAATATGCGCGAGAAGATGGAGCGGATGCAGAACGAGGTCAGTGATTTCATCGATTACGTCCAGCGGGAGATGGCGAAGCAGGAGGAGGGATGGAAAGATCGGGTCGAGAGCGCGCTCGTGCGATTGCCTCCGCGTCAGCTGGTTAGGAGAGACAAAGGTCTCGACGAGGAATAGGAACGTTCTTGGCGGAATCCTGTCCGGAGTGCGAGGGAACGACTTTCAAGAGGGTCGTCCGCGACGGCATCGACATCGTGGTGCGCTGCGATTGCCGCTCGGGTGGCCCGCGAGAGTCGGCGATGATCCGGTGCGGCGTTCCCGGCCGGTATCGGGAGTGCGCCTTCGACGGCCGTAGCGGCGGCCGGCCCTTCGATTGCCTGAAGACGAGCCTGGAGCAGGCCAAACGCGTCGCGGAGAATTGGGCGGAAGCCTTCCCTGACGTCGAGGCCGGCTTGCTCCTGAGCGGTCCGCCGGGAGTAGGGAAGACCCATCTCGGGGTCGCGATTCTCAGGCGGATCCTCGTCGAGCGGGGCATCTCTGCCCAGGCGCTCTTTGCCGACTATCGCTCGCTGCTTCGAGAGATCAAGAGCTCGTATCACCCCGAGACGCCGGTGACCGAAAAACAGGTTTTGCGTCCGATCCTCGAGGCCGAGCCCCTCGTGCTCGATGATCTCGGTGGCGAGAGCTCCACATTGTGGGTGTTCGATACGCTTTCGTACATCTTGAATCAACGGTACAACGAGCGGCGCCTCACCATCATCACCACGAATTTTGCCGACAAGCCCAGTGCCGCGGGACCGACGGTCATCGGGGCGAGGGCGCATGAAACCTTGGCCGACCGCGTCACCGTGAGACTGCGCTCCCGCTTGTACGAAATGTGTCGCGACGTCCGGATCACCGGTGACGACTATCGACAGAGCACCCTCCAAGCGAACTTCACCGGCTAGCGCCTCCACCGGCGGGAAAATATCCCCCCTATCTCCTACGGATCTGCCCTATCCCCGTTTCTGCACTGGAACGCCTTGAAACCTTGACACTGGCCCTTCGTTGGGTTATGAGAAGGGCTCATTCTCGATTCATATCCGGAGGTAGGTTCCGGACGAGCGCAGCGGGGGTGTGGGGGCGGCGCGCGGGGCGCCTACCGAAAAACGTCATGGTATCCGACGATTACCGGGATATGTTCGTGTCGCTCTGGGCCGACGAGACCCCGGGGCTGTTCTCGGCAAGGGCCCTGGAGGAGTTTGGCCGATCGACTCCCCGCACACGGATCTACCTTCCGTTCGACGACCGCTGGTTCGTGCAGTATGCGGACCATCTCGGCGAGCTGAACGCGCGCGAGCTCCACTACGTGGGGGCCCGATTATTCGACAGCTTGTTCCAGGGAGACATCCTCAGGCTCTACATCCACCTGCTGGATCAGGTCCGGAGCTCCGGGGCACGGCTTCGGATAACGCTCGCGATCGAGCCGAGTATCGTGGCCCGCCTTCCCTGGGAATGTCTGTACGACACCAAGAACGGTGTGTTCGCCAGCGCCTGGGACGATGTGGCTCTCGTTCGCTACGTGGCGCCCGCCGAGAGCGAGCCTCCGCTCGTGCCCTTGCGACCTCCCCTTCGCGTTCTCGTCGTCGCCGAGGCGGAGGCCGGCTCGAGGCTTGCGGGAGAGGCGCTGACCGTCCGGAGCGCTCTTGCCGAGCTCGAGTCCGAGGCTTCGATCACCGTCTTCGAGGCGGGAAGCACGTTCGATGGTCCTCCGCTCGATCCGTCTGGGCTCGAAGCCCTGCTGGCGAGGGACTTCGACGTGCTTCACTGGATCGGGAAAGCCGAATGGGACGGTACCGGAGCCAGCCTGGCGCTGGGTGATCACTCGGTCGATGCCTCCATGCTCGGTCGTCTACTCGCTCGCAAGGCCCCTTGTCTCGTCGTTTGGAGCGGAGAAGAAAGCGTGGGCGCCGCCGGGCCAGCACTGGCCGAGGCGCTCCTGAGCCGAGTTCCGGCGCTCGTGGCCCACCGACGGTCGATGCCCGCCGAGCTCCTGTTTCACCACACCATGGCGTTTTATCGAGCGGTCGCCCGGTCGATTCCGCTGGACGCGGCAATCGCCGAGGCACGGAGCGCGGCGATGTCCCAGGCACCCTCGGAGGGAGAGTGGATCG is a window from the Vicinamibacteria bacterium genome containing:
- a CDS encoding J domain-containing protein — protein: MDRNDYYALLGITPNASTTAVRRAFQKLARRFHPDLNPGDNVARVRYERIYEAFRVLTDPSQRERYDSHGQRPTAVEDAEPPRYGFEGFDFSREQNRSSQIFPELFRQPGRRARTERERGEDIHHKVGISFEESLHGFPTSFRLARSITCATCDGFQEIPSSVPRPCPVCAGRGRATHAHGFMLFARPCAECGGTGILSKETCPDCQGAGRAIREERIDIEIPKGVNDGDRVVIPGKGHEGRGTGRNGDLYVHVQVAAHPVFARKGDNLYSTVRITFTEAALGARVDVPTPEGSVKLRIPAGVQSGQKLRLSERGAPSRLGSKRGDLFVTVQVVTPTVYDDRSRELLRELDRLNPMDPREEIRREAEEASR
- a CDS encoding helix-turn-helix transcriptional regulator, producing the protein MISAVAETYEIHPQTLRLYEREGLLSPSRTEGNTRLYSDEDLKQLETILNLTRDLGVNLAGVEIILNMREKMERMQNEVSDFIDYVQREMAKQEEGWKDRVESALVRLPPRQLVRRDKGLDEE
- a CDS encoding ATP-binding protein, with amino-acid sequence MAESCPECEGTTFKRVVRDGIDIVVRCDCRSGGPRESAMIRCGVPGRYRECAFDGRSGGRPFDCLKTSLEQAKRVAENWAEAFPDVEAGLLLSGPPGVGKTHLGVAILRRILVERGISAQALFADYRSLLREIKSSYHPETPVTEKQVLRPILEAEPLVLDDLGGESSTLWVFDTLSYILNQRYNERRLTIITTNFADKPSAAGPTVIGARAHETLADRVTVRLRSRLYEMCRDVRITGDDYRQSTLQANFTG